Proteins from one Camelina sativa cultivar DH55 chromosome 8, Cs, whole genome shotgun sequence genomic window:
- the LOC104707809 gene encoding pentatricopeptide repeat-containing protein At4g02750, with the protein MQIQLYRALSWRTQQQRTYLNGLERRRCIANIASRSTQTQIQKPPQSKPPTKSGDSDIKEWNVAISSYMRTGRCSEALRVFNRMPRWSSVSYNAMISGYLRNGEFERARMLFDEMPERDLVSWNVMIKGYVRNRNLGKARELFERMPERDVCSWNTMLSGYAQNGCVDDARKVFDRMPEKNDVSWNALLSAYVQNSKMKEACMLFESRKNNWALVSWNCLLGGFVKKKQIVEARQFFDSMKVRDVVSWNTIITGYAQNGKIDEARQLFDESPVQDVFTWTAMVSGYIQNRMVEEARELFDKMPERNEVSWNAMLAGYVQGERMEMAKELFDVMPCRNVSTWNTMITGYAQCGKLSEAKNFFDKMPKRDPVSWAAMIAGYSQSGHSYEALGLFVQMEREGGRLNRSSFSSALSTCADVVALELGKQLHGRLVKGGYETGCFVGNALLLMYCKCGSIEEAYDLFKEMDGKDIVSWNTMIAGYSRHGFGEEALRFFEAMKRERLKPDDATLVAVLSACSHTGLVEKGRQYFYTMTQDYGVTPNSQHYACMVDLLGRAGLLDEAQNLMKNMPFEPDAAIWGTLLGASRVHGNTELAETAADKIFAMEPENSGMYVLLSNLYASSGRWGDVGKLRVRMRDKGVKKVPGYSWIEIQNKTHTFSVGDEFHPEKDKIYVFLEDLELRIKKAGYVSKTSVVLHDVEEEEKERMVRYHSERLAVAYGIMHVPSGRPIRVIKNLRVCEDCHNAIKYMAKITGRLIILRDNNRFHHFKDGSCSCGDYW; encoded by the exons ATGCAAATTCAGTTATATCGCGCTCTTTCATGGCGAACTCAGCAGCAACGTACATACTTGAATGGACtcgaaagaagaagatgcatcGCAAACATTGCATCGAGAAGTACTCAAACCCAAATCCAGAAACCACCGCAGAGCAAACCTCCCACTAAATCTGGAGACTCGGATATTAAGGAGTGGAACGTAGCTATAAGCAGCTACATGCGTACGGGAAGGTGCAGCGAAGCGCTTCGAGTCTTTAACCGTATGCCCAGGTGGAGCTCCGTTTCTTATAACGCCATGATCTCTGGGTATTTGAGAAATGGCGAGTTTGAACGCGCCCGGATgttgttcgacgaaatgcctgaaCGAGATTTAGTCTCATGGAATGTGATGATCAAAGGGTATGTTAGGAACAGGAATCTTGGGAAAGCAAGGGAGTTGTTTGAGAGAATGCCTGAGAGGGATGTTTGTTCTTGGAATACAATGTTGTCGGGATACGCTCAGAACGGGTGTGTTGATGATGCAAGAAAGGTTTTTGATCGAATGCCTGAGAAGAACGACGTATCTTGGAATGCTCTGCTCTCTGCTTATGTTCAGAACAGTAAAATGAAGGAAGCTTGTATGTTGTTTGAGTCAAGGAAGAATAATTGGGCATTAGTTTCGTGGAACTGTTTGCTTGGTGGGTTTGTTAAGAAGAAACAGATTGTTGAGGCAAGACAGTTTTTTGATAGTATGAAGGTGAGGGATGTGGTCTCTTGGAATACGATCATTACTGGTTATGCACAGAATGGGAAAATAGATGAGGCGAGACAACTATTTGATGAGTCTCCTGTTCAAGATGTCTTTACATGGACGGCAATGGTGTCAGGATATATACAAAACCGAATGGTGGAAGAAGCTAGAGAATTATTCGACAAGATGCCAGAGAGAAACGAAGTGTCATGGAATGCCATGCTTGCAGGATATGTGCAGGGCGAGAGAATGGAGATGGCAAAGGAACTGTTTGATGTTATGCCTTGTAGAAACGTTAGTACATGGAACACAATGATTACTGGATATGCTCAGTGTGGAAAACTTTCTGAAGCTAAAaacttttttgataaaatgCCAAAGAGAGATCCGGTCTCTTGGGCAGCTATGATTGCAGGGTATTCGCAAAGCGGACATAGCTATGAAGCTCTGGGTTTGTTTGTACAAATGGAGAGAGAGGGAG GTAGACTGAATCGCTCTTCGTTTTCATCTGCTCTAAGCACATGTGCAGACGTTGTTGCTCTTGAGCTCGGGAAGCAATTGCATGGACGATTGGTTAAAGGTGGGTATGAGACTGGCTGCTTTGTTGGGAATGCACTTTTGTTGATGTATTGCAAATGTGGAAGCATAGAAGAAGCGTATGACTTGTTTAAGGAAATGGATGGGAAGGACATTGTCTCTTGGAACACAATGATTGCAGGTTATTCAAGGCACGGGTTCGGAGAAGAGGCTTTAAGGTTCTTTGAGGCGATGAAGAGAGAAAGACTGAAGCCAGATGATGCTACCTTGGTTGCGGTATTATCTGCGTGCAGTCACACAGGACTTGTTGAAAAAGGCAGGCAATATTTCTATACGATGACTCAAGACTACGGCGTAACACCTAACTCGCAACACTATGCTTGCATGGTCGATCTTCTAGGTCGAGCTGGGCTTCTAGACGAAGCTCAAAATCTAATGAAGAACATGCCCTTTGAACCAGATGCTGCTATTTGGGGAACTCTACTCGGTGCAAGCAGAGTCCATGGAAACACAGAGCTAGCTGAAACAGCTGCAGATAAGATTTTTGCAATGGAGCCTGAAAATTCCGGTATGTATGTTCTTCTCTCTAATCTATACGCTTCTTCGGGTCGATGGGGAGATGTAGGTAAACTACGAGTGAGAATGCGGGATAAAGGGGTGAAGAAAGTTCCAGGGTACAGTTGGATTGAGATTCAGAACAAAACGCATACTTTCTCGGTTGGGGATGAGTTTCATCCTGAGAAAGACAAGATCTATGTGTTTTTGGAGGATCTTGAGTTGAGAATCAAGAAAGCAGGGTATGTTTCAAAAACGAGTGTGGTTCTTCatgatgtggaagaagaagagaaggagcgTATGGTTCGGTACCATAGCGAGAGACTGGCTGTAGCGTATGGAATAATGCATGTGCCTTCAGGGAGACCGATCCGTGTGATAAAGAATCTGCGCGTGTGTGAGGATTGTCACAATGCCATCAAGTATATGGCGAAAATCACAGGGAGATTGATTATTCTGAGGGATAATAACAGGTTCCACCATTTTAAGGATGGTTCATGCTCTTGTGGAGACTACTGGTaa
- the LOC104707810 gene encoding uncharacterized protein LOC104707810, with product MKNEGRQQGVIRTGMIHPRGFHPRPTNPPPANGVKVSSSTTSQSNIIGESERSKYSNCHVSPAIKSGHKSKDRRKSQPTSWWSDEKLDRLIGSDSSSAQDILDTLCDEEDDEH from the coding sequence ATGAAGAATGAAGGTCGTCAGCAAGGCGTCATAAGGACGGGAATGATTCATCCGCGGGGCTTTCATCCGCGACCCACAAACCCACCACCAGCTAATGGAGTCAAAGTGTCATCATCTACTACCAGCCAGTCAAACATCATCGGAGAAAGTGAGCGGTCCAAGTACAGTAATTGCCACGTGTCGCCGGCTATCAAGTCTGGCCACAAATCTAAAGATCGCCGCAAGTCACAACCGACAAGTTGGTGGAGTGATGAGAAGCTAGATCGGCTCATCGGGTCAGACTCTTCGTCCGCTCAGGATATTTTGGATACATTAtgcgatgaagaagatgatgagcaTTAA
- the LOC104707807 gene encoding F-box protein At4g02760-like isoform X2 yields MDAPSPKRPCHAPSVTSSLENPGSLPSAQGFNQSNIDMTISSFLSLSDLPLFASPLSIGCSFDRVLDKVIPSAAGTSHDEFEQDRFLDRTLQLASVLYKSTERCIRKRATLQNSISWPLLPELTIKVFSMLDTKSLMQASACCTMFNKCAMDRVCYSHIDLTTAAEHVDNGVVCRMIHRAGKELRSFKLGSISPSAGSTSLLTRSCLTPLTFNHGFAGGCLRSLHLYHLRMMDGESLSPVLSACLNVTDLKIVGFVPGRGLNPLEQLGLLTRNCRLIENLFIEIYNSAGRITDSSLLEFGDNFPNLISLSLLCSRLNDAIAQKLIKGFRHLKHINLSRSPEISGCFLRGLGLCCKDSPLETLILCNCNSLKEDVSNNQGLVSDEGSSSSGPRFPIEELKKQRPDVTVVAIFESQSSSSSSSSSSGEVYPDGTSSWTSETGSDSLSLSSNNNSEDEHDYDMDSI; encoded by the exons ATGGACGCTCCCAGTCCCAAGCGACCTTGCCATGCCCCTTCGGTTACTTCCTCCTTAGAAAACCCTGGTTCCCTCCCTAGTGCTCAAGGTTTCAACCAAAGCAACATCGATATGActatttcttctttcctttcatTGTCGGACTTGCCTTTGTTCGCCTCACCACTCTCTATTGGATGCTCTTTTGATCGAGTGCTTGATAAAGTTATCCCCTCAGCAGCTGGAACTTCCCATGATGAATTCGAGCAGGATCGTTTCCTGGATCGTACTCTCCAACTCGCATCGGTTCTTTACAAGTCCACAGAACGTTGCATCAGAAAACGCGCCACCCTCCAAAATTCCATATCGTGGCCTCTCCTCCCTGAACTAACCATTAAG GTATTTTCAATGCTTGACACAAAGTCTCTCATGCAAGCTTCTGCATGCTGCACGATGTTCAACAAGTGTGCCATGGATCGTGTATGTTACTCTCACATCGACCTAACAACCGCTGCCGAACATGTTGATAATGGAGTTGTGTGTAGAATGATCCATCGGGCAGGAAAAGAACTCAG ATCCTTCAAACTTGGTTCTATTTCTCCCTCAGCTGGATCTACATCTTTGCTCACAAGATCCTGTCTTACCCCATTAACCTTTAATCATGGTTTTGCTGG GGGTTGTTTGAGAAGTCTACACCTTTACCATCTCAGAATGATGGATGGCGAGTCCTTATCTCCTGTGTTGTCAGCCTGTTTAAATGTCACTGATTTGAAGATTGTTGGATT TGTTCCAGGACGCGGGTTAAATCCACTAGAGCAGTTAGGTTTACTCACGAGAAACTGTCGCTTGATAGAGAACCTGTTCATAGAGATATATAATTCAGCAG GCCGTATAACAGATTCAAGCTTGTTAGAGTTTGGGGATAATTTCCCCAACTTAATTTCGCTATCACTCCTATGTTCTCGGCTAAATGACGCAATAGCACAAAAATTAATCAAG GGTTTTCGTCACCTGAAGCACATTAATTTGTCGAGATCGCCTGAAATCAGTGGTTGCTTTTTGAG GGGTTTGGGACTTTGCTGCAAAGATAGTCCACTGGAGACTCTAATATTGTGCAACTGCAATTCTCTAAAGGAG gACGTATCTAACAACCAAGGTTTAGTCTCTGATGAAGGCAGTAGTTCTTCTGGACCAAG aTTTCCTATCGAGGAGCTGAAAAAACAGAGACCAGATGTCACAGTTGTGGCAATATTTgaatcacaatcatcatcatcatcatcatcatcaag CTCAGGTGAGGTATATCCCGACGGCACCTCTTCCTGGACTTCTGAGACTGGCAGCGATAGCCTCTCCTTGAGTTCTAATAATAACAGCGAGGATGAGCATGACTACGACATGGACTCTATATaa
- the LOC104707808 gene encoding protein GAMETE EXPRESSED 1-like, giving the protein MDRLSRSFLLFLLVLLIDSPLTCHSWGWFSSSSSENTDSSSYSRSSHRRSNPEFSIEVFSDQKAVRVLEDAKNKLVGPNSCWQNAYRYLFSGCKETIATEEKRKRFAWHLSDCFLKDSGRPAFPTCSDDSTMMSCLKKLDDHEHKIYLEFMLETNTICQQLQSYAFKNEIERLVNELKSSAQHTEDKLDILESKSDSLIQSSSLIHDSLGSIDARVQNVAHVTNTIETRMSGLSQQTAEIYQEQKSIAESQMELMDGQVKMKETLKDGMEMFSDAYTNIQEGVDKLKSDTKQIEGEISVLGDNLSTRMNDLQSKTDDIGVKADSSLDKQQMLLDGQSVALDGIQFLTRFQSEALQESRNTLQRLKEFSQEQQEDLAKRQEKLQEVHDHLYENSKSMLEAQVAFEAKQANMFVALDKLFALHNAMLLESRVIKAFVIYFLSIFVIYMFTSTKQTYIIRPRLYIGMCVTLALEVASLRYVNDAERQAWIINILRCLFAVLASAQLLHSVFTYRDYDVLNHQILLGLVDKVNNILSKREMSWDEEDTESEVDWTSWVDTDITDDDKNLGDADFKTPQVIKNKPDITSSTMTRRVYNLRPR; this is encoded by the exons ATGGATCGTTTGAGCAGaagttttcttctgtttttattGGTCTTACTTATAGATTCTCCATTAACATGCCACAGTTGGGGatggttctcttcttcttcatcggaaAACActgactcttcttcttattcccGGTCGTCTCATCGTAGATCCAACCCCGAGTTCTCCATTGAAGTTTTCAGTGACCAGAAGGCGGTTCGTGTCCTTGAAGACGCTAAAAACAAGCTTGTTGGTCCAAACAGTTGCTGGCAAAATGCTTATAGATACCTCTTCTCTGGCTGCAAAGAGACAAttgccacagaagaaaagagaaagaggtttGCTTGGCATTTAAGCGATTGCTTTCTTAAAGACTCTGGAAGACCTGCTTTTCCAACTTGTAGTGATGATTCAACAATGATGAGTTGCCTCAAGAAGCTTGATGATCATGAGCATAAGATCTATCTCGAGTTCATGCTTGAGACCAACACCATCTGCCAACAATTACA GAGTTACGCGTTCAAGAACGAGATAGAGAGACTTGTGAATGAGCTGAAGAGTTCAGCTCAGCATACAGAAGATAAATTGGATATCTTGGAGAGTAAATCTGATTCTTTAATACAGAGCTCGAGCTTGATTCATGATTCTCTAGGGTCAATAGATGCTCGGGTTCAAAACGTGGCTCATGTGACAAACACCATAGAAACTCGTATGAGTGGACTGTCTCAACAAACTGCAGAAATATATCAAGAACAAAAGAGTATTGCAGAATCACAGATGGAGTTAATGGACGGTCAAgtgaagatgaaagaaacctTGAAAGATGGAATGGAGATGTTCAGTGATGCCTATACTAACATCCAGGAAGGAGTTGATAAGTTGAAAAGCGATACAAAGCAGATTGAAGGGGAAATAAGTGTACTCGGAGATAACCTATCAACTAGAATGAATGATTTGCAGAGTAAAACTGATGACATTGGAGTTAAGGCTGATAGCTCGTTGGATAAACAACAGATGCTTTTAGATGGCCAATCTGTGGCCCTTGACGGTATCCAGTTTCTTACCCGGTTTCAGTCTGAGGCACTGCAAGAGAGTAG GAATACATTGCAACGGTTAAAGGAATTTAGTCAGGAGCAACAGGAAGATCTTGCAAAGCGGCAAGAAAAGCTTCAGGAGGTTCATGATCATCTgtatgaaaattcaaaatcaatgtTGGAAGCTCAG gtaGCGTTTGAGGCAAAACAGGCGAACATGTTTGTGGCTTTGGATAAGTTGTTTGCTTTGCACAATGCGATGCTTCTCGAGTCCCGAGTGATAAAAGCCTTCGTCATCTACTTCTTGTCCATCTTTGTCATCTACATGTTTACAAGTACAAAACAAACTTATATCATAAGGCCAAGGCTTTACATTG GTATGTGCGTTACCTTAGCATTAGAAGTGGCAAGTTTACGCTACGTGAATGATGCAGAACGTCAAGCATGGATTATAAACATTTTGAGGTGTCTATTCGCTGTTCTTGCGTCAGCTCAGCTTCTTCATTCTGTTTTCACATACAG GGACTATGACGTACTAAACCACCAGATCCTGTTAGGATTAGTTGACAAAGTTAATAACATTCTAAGCAAGAGAGAGATGTCGTGGGATGAAGAAGATACAGAGAGCGAAGTAGACTGGACATCTTGGGTCGATACAGATATaactgatgatgataaaaatctTGGAGATGCTGATTTCAAAACCCCACAAGTGATCAAGAACAAACCGGATATTACTTCTTCGACGATGACTAGAAGAGTGTATAACTTGCGTCCGCGGTAG
- the LOC109125976 gene encoding F-box protein At4g02760-like, which produces MGRDVSRDDCIDSLLETLILRDCNSLEERDVCLFLNSLLIGNFRFIRHIDVSNEAGLIYGNKPCSKPVFPLEKLNEERPGITFVAEFRTPPAAGSSSSSSSSSSSICC; this is translated from the exons ATGGGTAGGGATGTAAGCCGTGATGACTGCATAGACTCTCTGCTCGAGACTCTGATATTGCGAGATTGCAATTCTCTAGAGGAG AGAGATGTTTGCCTGTTTTTGAACTCGTTACTCATAGGAAACTTCAGATTCATTCGACACATT GACGTTTCAAATGAAGCCGGATTGATTTATGGCAACAAGCCATGTAGCAAACCAgt GTTTCCTCTGGAAAAGCTGAATGAAGAAAGACCAGGGATCACTTTTGTGGCAGAATTTAGAACACCACCAGCAgcaggatcatcatcatcatcatcatcatcatcatcatcaatttgTTGTTAG
- the LOC104709789 gene encoding photosystem I reaction center subunit II-1, chloroplastic-like, which yields MATQAAGIFNSAITTAATSGVKKLHFFSTTHRPKSLSFTKTSIRAEKKDSSAAPAAAAAPAVKEAPVGFTPPELDPNTPSPIFAGSTGGLLRKAQVEEFYVITWNSPKEQIFEMPTGGAAIMREGPNLLKLARKEQCLALGTRLRSKYKIKYQFYRVFPNGEVQYLHPKDGVYPEKANPGREGVGQNMRSIGKNVSPIEVKFTGK from the coding sequence atggcaACTCAAGCCGCCGGGATCTTCAACTCCGCCATAACAACCGCCGCAACCTCCGGCGTCAAGAAACTCCACTTTTTCTCGACAACCCACCGTCCCAAATCCCTCTCCTTCACCAAAACCTCGATCCGCGCCGAGAAAAAAGATTCCTCCGCCGCCCCCGCGGCCGCTGCAGCCCCCGCCGTGAAAGAAGCTCCCGTGGGATTCACGCCACCGGAGCTAGACCCAAACACACCGTCTCCGATCTTCGCGGGAAGCACCGGTGGGCTCCTACGGAAAGCACAGGTGGAAGAGTTCTACGTTATCACATGGAACTCACCGAAAGAACAGATCTTTGAGATGCCGACAGGAGGAGCAGCGATCATGAGGGAAGGTCCGAATCTGCTGAAGCTAGCTAGGAAAGAACAGTGTTTAGCTTTGGGGACAAGGCTTAGATCCAAGTACAAGATCAAGTACCAGTTCTACAGAGTGTTCCCCAACGGTGAGGTTCAGTATTTGCATCCTAAAGATGGTGTTTACCCAGAGAAGGCCAACCCGGGAAGAGAAGGTGTTGGTCAGAACATGAGATCTATTGGCAAAAATGTTAGTCCCATTGAAGTTAAGTTTACTGGCAAA
- the LOC104707807 gene encoding F-box protein At4g02760-like isoform X1 has translation MDAPSPKRPCHAPSVTSSLENPGSLPSAQGFNQSNIDMTISSFLSLSDLPLFASPLSIGCSFDRVLDKVIPSAAGTSHDEFEQDRFLDRTLQLASVLYKSTERCIRKRATLQNSISWPLLPELTIKVFSMLDTKSLMQASACCTMFNKCAMDRVCYSHIDLTTAAEHVDNGVVCRMIHRAGKELRSFKLGSISPSAGSTSLLTRSCLTPLTFNHGFAGGCLRSLHLYHLRMMDGESLSPVLSACLNVTDLKIVGFVPGRGLNPLEQLGLLTRNCRLIENLFIEIYNSAGRITDSSLLEFGDNFPNLISLSLLCSRLNDAIAQKLIKGFRHLKHINLSRSPEISGCFLRGLGLCCKDSPLETLILCNCNSLKEREVLLFLNSLLDGDFKSIRLIDVSNNQGLVSDEGSSSSGPRFPIEELKKQRPDVTVVAIFESQSSSSSSSSSSGEVYPDGTSSWTSETGSDSLSLSSNNNSEDEHDYDMDSI, from the exons ATGGACGCTCCCAGTCCCAAGCGACCTTGCCATGCCCCTTCGGTTACTTCCTCCTTAGAAAACCCTGGTTCCCTCCCTAGTGCTCAAGGTTTCAACCAAAGCAACATCGATATGActatttcttctttcctttcatTGTCGGACTTGCCTTTGTTCGCCTCACCACTCTCTATTGGATGCTCTTTTGATCGAGTGCTTGATAAAGTTATCCCCTCAGCAGCTGGAACTTCCCATGATGAATTCGAGCAGGATCGTTTCCTGGATCGTACTCTCCAACTCGCATCGGTTCTTTACAAGTCCACAGAACGTTGCATCAGAAAACGCGCCACCCTCCAAAATTCCATATCGTGGCCTCTCCTCCCTGAACTAACCATTAAG GTATTTTCAATGCTTGACACAAAGTCTCTCATGCAAGCTTCTGCATGCTGCACGATGTTCAACAAGTGTGCCATGGATCGTGTATGTTACTCTCACATCGACCTAACAACCGCTGCCGAACATGTTGATAATGGAGTTGTGTGTAGAATGATCCATCGGGCAGGAAAAGAACTCAG ATCCTTCAAACTTGGTTCTATTTCTCCCTCAGCTGGATCTACATCTTTGCTCACAAGATCCTGTCTTACCCCATTAACCTTTAATCATGGTTTTGCTGG GGGTTGTTTGAGAAGTCTACACCTTTACCATCTCAGAATGATGGATGGCGAGTCCTTATCTCCTGTGTTGTCAGCCTGTTTAAATGTCACTGATTTGAAGATTGTTGGATT TGTTCCAGGACGCGGGTTAAATCCACTAGAGCAGTTAGGTTTACTCACGAGAAACTGTCGCTTGATAGAGAACCTGTTCATAGAGATATATAATTCAGCAG GCCGTATAACAGATTCAAGCTTGTTAGAGTTTGGGGATAATTTCCCCAACTTAATTTCGCTATCACTCCTATGTTCTCGGCTAAATGACGCAATAGCACAAAAATTAATCAAG GGTTTTCGTCACCTGAAGCACATTAATTTGTCGAGATCGCCTGAAATCAGTGGTTGCTTTTTGAG GGGTTTGGGACTTTGCTGCAAAGATAGTCCACTGGAGACTCTAATATTGTGCAACTGCAATTCTCTAAAGGAG AGAGAAGTTTTGCTGTTTTTGAATTCTTTACTGGACGGAGACTTCAAATCCATTCGACTTATC gACGTATCTAACAACCAAGGTTTAGTCTCTGATGAAGGCAGTAGTTCTTCTGGACCAAG aTTTCCTATCGAGGAGCTGAAAAAACAGAGACCAGATGTCACAGTTGTGGCAATATTTgaatcacaatcatcatcatcatcatcatcatcaag CTCAGGTGAGGTATATCCCGACGGCACCTCTTCCTGGACTTCTGAGACTGGCAGCGATAGCCTCTCCTTGAGTTCTAATAATAACAGCGAGGATGAGCATGACTACGACATGGACTCTATATaa